In a genomic window of Bacteroidales bacterium:
- a CDS encoding acyl-CoA thioesterase has protein sequence MGFKKSISHRLVKSEDLNHHGTLFAGRCAEWFVESGFIAVTEFLPAPSIVCLKLHGMEFLSPIKPGHIIRLEGSVVFVGKSTLMTYVRILNRKTDTIACEGFMTFCHVDENTRPIPHNVKITPETEEDKKLYELALEIRKNK, from the coding sequence ATGGGATTTAAGAAGTCGATTTCACATAGATTAGTTAAGAGTGAAGATTTGAATCATCACGGAACTTTATTTGCGGGCAGGTGCGCCGAATGGTTTGTAGAATCAGGTTTTATAGCAGTAACGGAATTCTTACCGGCCCCAAGTATTGTTTGTTTAAAATTACATGGAATGGAGTTTTTAAGCCCGATAAAACCCGGCCATATTATTCGCTTGGAAGGTTCAGTAGTCTTTGTAGGAAAATCAACATTGATGACTTACGTTAGAATACTTAACAGAAAAACCGATACAATTGCATGCGAAGGCTTTATGACTTTCTGCCATGTAGATGAAAACACCCGCCCTATTCCGCATAATGTAAAAATAACTCCTGAAACCGAAGAGGATAAGAAACTTTATGAACTTGCTCTGGAAATTAGAAAAAATAAATAA
- the guaA gene encoding glutamine-hydrolyzing GMP synthase, with protein MEEMILILDFGSQYTQLIARRIRELNVYCEIHPYNKLSEKLLMNNNIKGIVLSGSPFSVRAEGAPDIDLSLIRNKFPLLAVCYGAQLLAQKNGGNVNASATREYGRANLHKINTDNPLLKGLTPNTQVWMSHGDTISHIPNNFKIIASTSTVDIAGFYIENEPTYGIQFHPEVYHTTQGTDLLKNFVVDICKCSSSWTSGSFIDNTVKSLKDTLKDDKVILGLSGGVDSSVAAVLLNKAIGKNLICIFVDNGLLRKNEFEDVLDSYKHLGLNVIGVNSKDKFYNALKGIADPERKRKAIGKTFIRVFEEEAKKIKNAKYLAQGTIYPDVIESVSVKGPSATIKSHHNVGGLPKRMGLKLVEPLRELFKDEVRRVGAALEMPLHLLKRHPFPGPGLGIRIIGSVTPEKVRILQEVDYIFINGLKTHDLYDKVWQAFAVLLPVKSVGVMGDEKTYENVVALRSVGSTDGMTADWSHLPYEFLAKMSNEIINNVKGVNRVVYDISSKPPATIEWE; from the coding sequence ATGGAAGAAATGATATTAATTTTAGATTTTGGCTCTCAATATACTCAATTGATTGCGAGAAGAATTAGGGAATTAAACGTATATTGTGAAATACATCCTTACAACAAATTATCTGAAAAATTATTAATGAATAACAATATTAAAGGGATAGTCTTATCGGGCAGTCCGTTTTCAGTAAGAGCTGAAGGTGCACCTGATATCGACCTGTCATTAATTAGAAATAAATTTCCGCTACTTGCCGTATGTTATGGAGCGCAATTACTTGCTCAAAAAAATGGCGGAAATGTTAATGCATCCGCAACCAGAGAATACGGCAGGGCAAATCTCCACAAAATAAATACTGATAATCCGTTACTTAAAGGACTAACTCCTAATACTCAAGTTTGGATGTCGCATGGAGATACTATTTCTCATATTCCAAACAATTTTAAAATTATTGCAAGCACATCTACAGTTGACATTGCAGGATTTTATATTGAAAATGAACCAACATATGGAATCCAATTTCATCCGGAAGTGTACCATACAACCCAAGGAACGGACTTGCTTAAAAACTTTGTTGTTGATATTTGTAAATGTTCTTCTTCGTGGACATCAGGCTCATTTATAGATAATACAGTTAAATCTCTTAAAGATACACTTAAAGATGATAAAGTAATTTTAGGACTCTCTGGAGGTGTAGATTCTTCTGTTGCCGCAGTATTATTAAACAAAGCAATCGGTAAAAATCTTATTTGTATTTTTGTTGATAATGGTTTGTTAAGAAAAAATGAATTTGAAGATGTGTTGGATTCGTATAAACATTTAGGTCTTAATGTTATAGGCGTTAATTCTAAAGATAAATTTTATAATGCTTTGAAAGGTATTGCAGATCCCGAAAGAAAAAGGAAAGCCATTGGTAAAACCTTTATCAGAGTTTTCGAGGAAGAGGCAAAGAAAATTAAAAATGCTAAATATTTGGCACAAGGCACGATATATCCTGATGTTATTGAATCTGTTTCGGTTAAGGGTCCTTCTGCTACAATTAAATCACATCATAATGTTGGCGGATTGCCAAAAAGAATGGGATTAAAACTTGTTGAACCTTTAAGAGAATTATTTAAGGATGAAGTGCGTAGAGTAGGAGCTGCTCTTGAAATGCCGCTTCATTTACTTAAAAGACATCCTTTTCCTGGACCGGGACTTGGAATTCGCATTATCGGAAGTGTTACTCCTGAAAAAGTAAGAATACTACAAGAAGTTGATTATATTTTTATTAATGGATTGAAAACTCATGATCTCTATGATAAAGTATGGCAGGCTTTTGCTGTTCTTCTGCCTGTTAAATCTGTGGGAGTAATGGGAGATGAAAAAACTTATGAAAATGTTGTTGCATTACGTTCTGTTGGCTCAACCGACGGTATGACTGCGGATTGGTCGCATTTGCCGTATGAATTTCTTGCGAAAATGTCTAATGAAATAATTAATAATGTTAAGGGTGTTAATCGTGTAGTTTATGATATAAGTTCAAAACCGCCTGCAACAATTGAGTGGGAATAA